From a single Phocoena sinus isolate mPhoSin1 chromosome 1, mPhoSin1.pri, whole genome shotgun sequence genomic region:
- the HMGB4 gene encoding high mobility group protein B4 has protein sequence MGREVQLRPKANVSSYIHFLMDCRNKFMEQKPNTHLGFKEFSRKCSEKWRSISKHEKAKYEALAKLDKARYQEEMMNYPGRKKKKRKRDPQAPRRPPSSFLLFCQDHYAQLKWENPNWSVVQVAKASGKMWSAMTAYDKEPYEQRAAFLRAKYQEELGIYRNARKKSLQRSAKNRRRGFKKTVRRN, from the coding sequence ATGGGAAGAGAAGTCCAGCTAAGGCCCAAGGCAAACGTCTCTTCTTACATCCACTTTTTGATGGATTGCAGAAACAAGTTCATGGAGCAGAAGCCAAACACCCACCTTGGCTTTAAAGAGTTCTCTAGAAAGTGTTCGGAAAAATGGAGGTCTATCTCAAAGCACGAAAAGGCCAAATATGAAGCCCTGGCTAAGCTCGACAAAGCCCGATACCAGGAAGAGATGATGAATTACCCcggcaggaagaagaagaagagaaagcgGGACCCCCAAGCACCCAGACGACCTCCATCGTCCTTCCTACTCTTCTGCCAAGACCACTACGCCCAGCTCAAGTGGGAGAATCCAAACTGGTCAGTAGTGCAGGTGGCAAAGGCCTCGGGGAAGATGTGGTCAGCAATGACAGCCTACGACAAGGAGCCCTATGAACAAAGGGCAGCTTTCCTGAGAGCTAAGTACCAAGAGGAACTGGGCATCTACCGTAATGCCAGGAAGAAGAGCCTCCAAAGGTCGGCTAAGAACCGGCGCAGAGGGTTCAAAAAAACTGTCAGACGCAACTGA